Proteins co-encoded in one Rhopalosiphum maidis isolate BTI-1 chromosome 2, ASM367621v3, whole genome shotgun sequence genomic window:
- the LOC113554791 gene encoding longitudinals lacking protein-like isoform X6: MSVSQQFCLRWNNHQRTLISVFDSLLESGTLVDCTLAAEGRYLKAHKVVLSACSPYLGVLLSQHQEKHPILILKDIKFQELKSMLDYMYRGEVNISQEELGTFLKAAESLQIKGLTESAGIGVRDTSDFEDPMSKRFDHRKQPPSLSSVSSNSPTIWSQNETVRTYSRPREGSLSPTSKKRKLQRTNGSDDHHPDNGDDSMTESEPQGVEKSPTNNNNIPSSVSKVIKAEPYRKSCSPDKEVLKATENQLIKPKVESISGDRQECLTEMSYDDSVEDMALEEEEEEFDENELSQPGTSQGDTNHTVPQTNSWQLDTTNQDSTSTVNTPMDCKDFMFAITGTTLDNSTTVRYECPKCSRTYKWRSSLKSHLQNECGKEPRCLCPHCPYRCKVRSNLLKHVRNYHKPPTSVVQNSVFEDPKVAHQ, from the exons ATGTCCGTCAGCCAACAGTTTTGCCTGCGATGGAACAACCACCAAAGGACATTGATTTCGGTGTTCGACAGCCTCCTGGAGAGCGGCACGCTCGTGGATTGCACGCTGGCCGCCGAGGGACGGTATCTAAAAGCTCACAAAGTCGTGTTGTCCGCCTGCAGTCCGTACTTGGGG gTTTTATTAAGTCAACATCAAGAGAAACatccaattttaattttgaaagatATCAAGTTTCAagaattaaaatcaatgttaGATTATATGTATCGAGGTGAAGTTAATATTTCTCAAGAAGAACTCGGTACCTTTTTGAAAGCTGCTGAATCTCTTCAAATCAAAGGTTTGACAGAAAGTGCTGGTATTGGAGTTCGAGATACTTCAGATTTTGAAGACCCCATGTCTAAACGTTTTGATCATAGAAAACAACCACCTTCTTTATCATCAGTTAGTTCTAATTCACCCACCATTTGGAGCCAAAATGAAACTGTACGTACATATTCACGACCAAGAGAGGGTAGTTTATCTCCAACTAGCAAGAAGCGGAAATTACAAAGAACAAATGGATCAGATGATCATCATCCAGATAATGGTGATGATAGTATGACTGAATCTGAACCTCAAGGGGTAGAAAAATCgccaactaataataataacatcccTTCTTCAGTCAGTAAGGTAATCAAAGCAGAACCTTATCGTAAATCATGTTCACCAGACAAAGAAGTGTTAAAGGCAACTGAAAATCAGCTAATTAAACCAAAAGTAGAATCAATTTCTGGTGATCGACAAGAATGTTTGACAGAAATGTCATATGATGATAGTGTAGAAGATATGGCTTTAGAAGAGGAAGAAGAAGAATTTGATGAAAATGAATTATCACAGCCCGGAACTTCACAAGGGGACACCAATCACAccg TGCCTCAAACAAATTCATGGCAATTAGACACAACTAATCAAGATAGCACCAGTACTGTTAATACACCAATGGACTGTAAAG ACTTCATGTTTGCCATCACCGGCACCACTCTCGATAATTCGACAACTGTGCGTTACGAGTGTCCGAAATGTAGCCGAACATACAAATGGAGGAGCTCGCTTAAGAGTCATCTGCAAAACGAATGCGGCAAAGAACCCCGATGCTTGTGTCCTCATTGTCCATACAGGTGCAAGGTTCGGTCCAATCTGTTAAAGCACGTGCGCAATTATCACAAACCTCCGACGTCTGTAGTACAAAACTCGGTGTTTGAAGACCCGAAAGTCGCACACCAATAA
- the LOC113554791 gene encoding longitudinals lacking protein, isoforms A/B/D/L-like isoform X8: MSVSQQFCLRWNNHQRTLISVFDSLLESGTLVDCTLAAEGRYLKAHKVVLSACSPYLGVLLSQHQEKHPILILKDIKFQELKSMLDYMYRGEVNISQEELGTFLKAAESLQIKGLTESAGIGVRDTSDFEDPMSKRFDHRKQPPSLSSVSSNSPTIWSQNETVRTYSRPREGSLSPTSKKRKLQRTNGSDDHHPDNGDDSMTESEPQGVEKSPTNNNNIPSSVSKVIKAEPYRKSCSPDKEVLKATENQLIKPKVESISGDRQECLTEMSYDDSVEDMALEEEEEEFDENELSQPGTSQGDTNHTVPQTNSWQLDTTNQDSTSTVNTPMDCKAISCTRCGRHYKLKSSLLNHQRWECGKEPQFKCYMCSYKAKQKAHLLTHMKYRHKTDNIKTEYFY; this comes from the exons ATGTCCGTCAGCCAACAGTTTTGCCTGCGATGGAACAACCACCAAAGGACATTGATTTCGGTGTTCGACAGCCTCCTGGAGAGCGGCACGCTCGTGGATTGCACGCTGGCCGCCGAGGGACGGTATCTAAAAGCTCACAAAGTCGTGTTGTCCGCCTGCAGTCCGTACTTGGGG gTTTTATTAAGTCAACATCAAGAGAAACatccaattttaattttgaaagatATCAAGTTTCAagaattaaaatcaatgttaGATTATATGTATCGAGGTGAAGTTAATATTTCTCAAGAAGAACTCGGTACCTTTTTGAAAGCTGCTGAATCTCTTCAAATCAAAGGTTTGACAGAAAGTGCTGGTATTGGAGTTCGAGATACTTCAGATTTTGAAGACCCCATGTCTAAACGTTTTGATCATAGAAAACAACCACCTTCTTTATCATCAGTTAGTTCTAATTCACCCACCATTTGGAGCCAAAATGAAACTGTACGTACATATTCACGACCAAGAGAGGGTAGTTTATCTCCAACTAGCAAGAAGCGGAAATTACAAAGAACAAATGGATCAGATGATCATCATCCAGATAATGGTGATGATAGTATGACTGAATCTGAACCTCAAGGGGTAGAAAAATCgccaactaataataataacatcccTTCTTCAGTCAGTAAGGTAATCAAAGCAGAACCTTATCGTAAATCATGTTCACCAGACAAAGAAGTGTTAAAGGCAACTGAAAATCAGCTAATTAAACCAAAAGTAGAATCAATTTCTGGTGATCGACAAGAATGTTTGACAGAAATGTCATATGATGATAGTGTAGAAGATATGGCTTTAGAAGAGGAAGAAGAAGAATTTGATGAAAATGAATTATCACAGCCCGGAACTTCACAAGGGGACACCAATCACAccg TGCCTCAAACAAATTCATGGCAATTAGACACAACTAATCAAGATAGCACCAGTACTGTTAATACACCAATGGACTGTAAAG CAATAAGCTGTACGAGGTGCGGCCGTCATTACAAATTGAAGAGCTCATTGTTGAACCATCAGCGCTGGGAATGCGGTAAAGAGCCGCAATTCAAATGCTACATGTGCTCGTATAAAGCAAAACAGAAAGCTCACTTGTTGACGCACATGAAGTACAGGCATAAAACTGATAACATCaaaactgaatatttttattag